From the genome of Nicotiana sylvestris chromosome 2, ASM39365v2, whole genome shotgun sequence, one region includes:
- the LOC104231016 gene encoding E3 ubiquitin-protein ligase APD1-like, which yields MSSNLVVPRPIQFNYSQYDILVSLNQGDQDQRQAAFEYILNVIVYSSVILVLLMVAALLIKLLGVCEGEMARNDAVRRETDRLISKTSASLSYGTCDEDDLESGNCSRCSSSEDLYDENICIVCFDEKRNCFFIPCGHCATCHACAKRITEEENKNCPICRRVIRRVRRVLIA from the exons ATGTCTTCAAATCTAGTAGTACCTCGTCCAATTCAATTCAATTACAGTCAATACGACATCCTCGTCTCCCTAAATCAA GGAGATCAAGATCAACGACAGGCTGCATTTGAGTACATTCTCAACGTGATCGTTTACTCATCAGTTATCC TGGTGCTGCTGATGGTTGCTGCGTTGCTAATCAAATTACTTGGAGTTTGTGAGGGTGAAATGGCAAGAAATGATGCAGTAAGAAGAGAGACAGACAGATTAATTTCGAAAACAAGCGCTTCTTTATCCTATGGAACATGTGACGAAGATGATTTAGAGTCTGGAAATTGCAGTCGTTGTAGTTCATCGGAGGATTTGTATGATGAAAACATATGCATAGTTTGCTTTGACGAGAAACGAAattgtttctttattccatgcgGCCATTGCGCTACTTGCCACGCATGTGCCAAGAG GATTACTGAGGAAGAAAACAAGAATTGCCCAATTTGTCGGAGAGTAATCCGCAGAGTAAGAAGAGTGCTTATTGCATAA